In Parabacteroides sp. FAFU027, the following proteins share a genomic window:
- a CDS encoding TonB-dependent receptor plug domain-containing protein produces the protein MNKAKTFLLFVLVFTASVMAQKKISPLVRSVVTDFVRYNKAIYPEKIYLQTDKPYYSAGEQIWFKGFLVDGIDHKPVSLSNYIYVELVSKSDTAVQRVKVRKANDFAGYFKLPATMPEGNYMLRAYTNAMRGSGEDFFSKKNIYIGNTIDDDVNCTISYSQPQNGKVIASIQFKNKNKYPITGKTVVSKVTSAPNVRKSFQSLTNGEGKVSVAIPLDNLTAKKSVEISVNDPSLKIKRTFFCPPFTQDFDVQFFPEGGSLIENIPQSVAFKAIGSDGLSVEVSGTVYNSKNEEQVEFASAYKGMGKLLLSAEPGQTYYAKVKTASGLEKRVELPRAVSQGVTIQMGQNHSKIVYQIINQTNLPLQSLYLLVHCRGKVLVMRQLDSLSVTGLFNTAELPNGIISFSVIDSLKNHLCERVAFCKNNLMPQVSMTSNKPVYGRREKVDLTFKVLNKEGDSAAGNYAISVTDNKTVALDTLSDNILSSLLLSSDIKGYIEDPAYYFSGNTPQVTEALDLLMMTQGWKRFNTADILKGKFKTPEYYIEVGQTLSGKVVNLIGKPSKNADIFVFAPTIRGMNFTKSDSLGNYLLQGIEFPDSTRFILKANRKKGLPGIEIIPDKESFPAAHLFIPDMQTRIKAQLAEYLDVNKEKYYLEGGMRVYNLGEVTVEGKRKSTVDQYPNVPTSMADYTLSGERLAEQAGMTIFDLLVSVPGVQVNGENVSIRNSPNEPTYYLDGVKQFDKDQVSYLTALDIESISVFKGASTAMFGMDGGSGVISIILKKGYERKTEASPSIGVSSPLGFQKRMEFYVPKYDVDSVRNSKADDLRTTIYWNPGVKTDSTGMVKVSFFTADKVNDYNVILEGITQNGEICRYRGELRRERY, from the coding sequence ATGAACAAAGCAAAAACTTTTCTTCTGTTTGTGCTGGTATTCACAGCCTCTGTGATGGCTCAGAAAAAAATCTCTCCTCTTGTCCGTTCGGTAGTGACTGATTTTGTCAGATACAACAAAGCAATCTATCCCGAAAAGATTTACCTGCAAACCGATAAACCGTATTACAGCGCCGGTGAGCAAATCTGGTTCAAAGGATTTCTGGTGGATGGAATTGACCACAAGCCGGTTTCCCTGAGCAACTATATTTATGTGGAACTGGTGAGCAAATCCGATACGGCAGTCCAGCGGGTCAAAGTGCGTAAAGCCAATGATTTTGCCGGTTATTTCAAACTGCCGGCTACCATGCCCGAAGGCAATTATATGCTGAGGGCATATACCAATGCAATGCGTGGTTCGGGTGAGGATTTCTTCTCCAAAAAAAATATCTACATCGGAAATACCATTGACGATGATGTGAATTGCACAATCTCCTATTCACAGCCACAAAACGGAAAAGTCATCGCTTCCATTCAATTTAAAAACAAAAACAAATACCCGATTACCGGAAAGACCGTTGTCTCTAAAGTGACCAGCGCTCCCAATGTCCGCAAGAGTTTCCAGTCGTTGACGAATGGTGAGGGAAAGGTCTCGGTCGCTATCCCGTTGGATAATCTTACAGCAAAGAAGAGTGTGGAGATTTCGGTCAATGATCCCTCTCTGAAAATCAAACGAACCTTTTTCTGCCCGCCATTTACGCAGGATTTTGATGTGCAGTTTTTCCCGGAAGGCGGGAGCCTGATTGAAAATATTCCGCAATCCGTAGCATTTAAGGCAATTGGTTCGGATGGATTGTCGGTTGAGGTGAGCGGTACGGTTTACAACAGCAAGAATGAAGAACAGGTGGAATTTGCCTCGGCATACAAAGGAATGGGTAAATTGTTGCTTTCGGCAGAACCCGGACAAACTTACTATGCCAAAGTAAAAACCGCAAGCGGACTTGAAAAGCGAGTTGAATTACCACGTGCCGTTTCTCAGGGAGTAACCATCCAGATGGGACAAAACCACAGTAAGATTGTCTATCAGATTATTAACCAGACCAATCTGCCGCTACAATCCCTTTACCTGCTGGTACATTGCCGGGGAAAGGTGCTGGTAATGCGTCAGCTGGATAGCCTATCTGTTACCGGTTTGTTTAATACAGCAGAATTGCCGAACGGGATTATTTCATTTTCAGTCATCGATTCTTTGAAAAATCATCTTTGTGAACGGGTTGCTTTTTGCAAAAATAATCTGATGCCACAAGTTTCTATGACAAGCAATAAACCGGTGTATGGTCGTCGGGAAAAGGTCGACCTTACATTTAAGGTGCTAAATAAAGAAGGCGACTCTGCTGCCGGAAATTACGCTATCAGCGTAACCGACAATAAAACTGTCGCATTAGATACCCTGTCTGACAATATCCTGAGTTCGTTACTTTTATCTTCTGATATCAAAGGTTATATCGAAGATCCGGCTTACTACTTTTCAGGCAACACACCTCAGGTTACTGAAGCGCTTGATCTGCTGATGATGACTCAGGGATGGAAACGGTTTAATACAGCCGATATCCTGAAGGGTAAATTTAAAACGCCGGAATACTACATCGAAGTAGGGCAAACCCTGAGTGGCAAAGTAGTTAATCTCATAGGAAAACCTTCTAAAAATGCCGATATATTCGTCTTTGCACCAACCATTCGTGGGATGAATTTCACCAAATCAGACAGCCTCGGGAACTATCTTCTACAAGGAATAGAATTCCCTGACAGTACACGCTTTATCCTGAAGGCAAACCGCAAAAAAGGATTACCCGGCATCGAGATTATCCCCGATAAGGAAAGTTTTCCTGCCGCGCACCTATTTATCCCCGATATGCAGACCCGTATCAAAGCCCAATTGGCAGAATACCTGGATGTGAATAAGGAAAAATATTATCTGGAAGGCGGAATGCGTGTTTACAATCTGGGTGAAGTAACGGTTGAGGGTAAACGTAAATCGACAGTGGATCAATATCCCAATGTGCCGACCAGTATGGCTGATTATACCCTTTCGGGAGAGCGGTTGGCAGAGCAAGCCGGGATGACCATCTTTGACCTTTTGGTGAGTGTTCCCGGTGTGCAGGTGAATGGTGAAAATGTATCAATACGAAACAGTCCCAATGAACCGACTTATTATCTGGATGGCGTAAAGCAGTTTGACAAAGACCAGGTTTCTTACCTGACAGCGCTGGATATCGAAAGCATCTCGGTGTTTAAAGGCGCTTCCACAGCCATGTTTGGAATGGATGGCGGTAGCGGGGTGATTTCCATTATCCTGAAAAAAGGCTACGAACGCAAAACCGAAGCCTCTCCAAGTATCGGTGTTTCCTCTCCGTTGGGATTCCAGAAACGTATGGAGTTTTATGTGCCGAAATACGACGTAGATAGTGTCAGAAACAGTAAAGCTGACGATCTACGCACTACAATATATTGGAATCCGGGTGTGAAAACTGACTCTACCGGAATGGTAAAAGTCAGCTTCTTTACCGCCGATAAAGTCAATGATTATAACGTAATTCTCGAAGGAATTACCCAAAACGGTGAGATTTGCCGTTACCGTGGGGAATTGAGAAGAGAAAGATATTGA
- a CDS encoding GyrI-like domain-containing protein, translating to MTPRIEILPEKKLVGKSIRMSIANDKTFELWCSFMPQRKEIENVTTNELYCLQVYDASLDFNQFTPETEFVKWAAVEVSDFSNIPEDMEAVTLEGGLYAVFLYKGDIASFPPFFKYIFFEWLPASEYELDNSRPHFDLLGEKYKNNDPESEEEIWVPVKKK from the coding sequence ATGACCCCACGTATAGAAATCCTTCCCGAAAAAAAGCTGGTCGGTAAATCCATCCGAATGTCCATCGCAAATGACAAGACATTTGAGTTATGGTGTAGTTTTATGCCGCAAAGAAAAGAGATTGAGAACGTTACGACGAATGAGCTCTATTGCTTACAGGTTTATGATGCGTCGCTTGATTTTAACCAATTTACGCCAGAGACTGAATTTGTAAAATGGGCTGCGGTCGAAGTCTCTGATTTCAGTAATATTCCCGAAGATATGGAGGCGGTAACGCTTGAAGGCGGACTTTACGCTGTCTTTTTATATAAAGGCGATATTGCTTCATTCCCGCCATTTTTCAAATATATTTTCTTCGAATGGTTGCCAGCGTCGGAGTATGAGTTGGATAACAGCCGCCCGCATTTCGATTTGCTTGGAGAGAAATACAAGAACAACGACCCGGAATCGGAAGAGGAGATTTGGGTGCCGGTGAAAAAGAAATGA
- a CDS encoding DUF302 domain-containing protein, whose translation MKAFNVNGVIYTTMDYYFSKTVSTSYDEAIRRTTEALQSEGFGVISEIKMHDKLKEKLNVEFKKYTILGACNPPFAYKALQAEDKIGTMLPCNVLVIEQAPGEIEIAAVNPIASMMAITNPALGEIAQLVTDKLQRVIATL comes from the coding sequence TTGAAAGCTTTTAATGTCAACGGAGTAATTTACACAACTATGGATTATTATTTCAGCAAAACAGTCAGTACATCGTATGACGAGGCCATCCGACGTACAACAGAAGCTCTGCAGAGTGAAGGATTTGGAGTGATTTCAGAAATTAAAATGCACGATAAGCTGAAAGAGAAGCTGAATGTAGAATTTAAGAAATATACGATTTTGGGCGCTTGCAATCCACCGTTTGCATATAAAGCATTACAAGCAGAGGATAAAATCGGGACGATGTTGCCTTGTAATGTGCTGGTAATTGAACAAGCGCCCGGAGAAATAGAGATTGCAGCTGTCAATCCGATAGCTTCTATGATGGCAATTACCAATCCGGCATTGGGTGAAATCGCACAATTGGTAACCGATAAACTTCAACGGGTGATTGCCACTCTGTAG
- a CDS encoding glycyl-radical enzyme activating protein — MNGIIFDIKRFAVHDGPGIRTTVFLKGCPLSCRWCHNPESMSAEICSFPKTVRIGDKTFTEEETIGREISAAELMAEIRKERIFMEESCGGVTFSGGEPLQQHEFLLEMLQACQAEGIHTAVDTSGFASWTVLEKVAQYTDLFLYDLKLMEDTAHKQFTGVSNQLILFNLQRLLASGANVRIRIPFVEGATFTDKNIDETLDFLNALAIKPEAVDLLPYHNTASHKYDRMKMVNEFNGMKSLNKGELTDVRERFESAGFSVKIGG, encoded by the coding sequence ATGAACGGTATCATTTTCGATATCAAACGCTTTGCCGTACACGATGGTCCCGGCATCCGTACCACTGTGTTTTTGAAAGGTTGTCCGTTGTCATGCCGATGGTGTCACAATCCTGAAAGCATGAGCGCAGAAATCTGCTCATTTCCCAAAACGGTTCGCATCGGGGACAAAACCTTTACCGAAGAGGAGACTATCGGTCGTGAAATCTCAGCAGCTGAACTGATGGCTGAAATCCGCAAGGAGAGAATCTTTATGGAAGAGTCCTGTGGTGGAGTGACTTTCTCGGGCGGTGAACCGTTACAGCAGCATGAGTTTTTACTTGAAATGCTACAAGCTTGTCAGGCCGAAGGAATCCATACCGCAGTCGATACTTCTGGTTTTGCTTCGTGGACGGTATTGGAAAAGGTCGCTCAATACACCGATTTGTTCCTCTATGATTTGAAGCTGATGGAGGATACGGCTCACAAACAATTCACCGGTGTTTCTAACCAACTGATTTTATTCAATTTACAACGACTACTCGCATCTGGAGCCAACGTGAGAATCCGCATTCCTTTTGTGGAAGGGGCTACTTTTACGGATAAGAATATCGATGAAACGCTGGATTTTCTAAATGCTTTGGCTATTAAACCGGAAGCAGTTGACCTTCTCCCTTACCACAACACGGCTTCACATAAATACGACCGAATGAAAATGGTGAACGAATTCAACGGGATGAAATCGTTGAATAAAGGAGAATTGACCGACGTGCGGGAACGATTCGAATCGGCAGGGTTTTCTGTGAAAATCGGGGGGTAA
- the hypD gene encoding trans-4-hydroxy-L-proline dehydratase, with protein MTPRIEKLREQSLNAINSISAERGLLITEFYKNHIAFGDSIPVQRAKSFEYILANKTICINDLELIVGERGPAPKATPTYPEITVHSLQDLDILNTREKVWFRVDDETRKAFEETIIPFWKGKSNRDRIMQAMTGEWHDAYESGIFTEFMEQRAPGHTVAGYKIFQKGMIDIIADIEESMASLDWVNDPQAFDKMEELKGMKIVANAIMMFANRHADKLEELAKAEKDEARKAELIEMACVCRRVPAHAPQTFHEVLQHYWFVHLGVVTELNPWDSFNPGRLDQHLYPFYQKETEAGTLTRYQAVELLESFWVKFNNHPAPPKVGITALESNTYTDFALINLGGLKPDGTDAVNEMSFILLDVIEEMRLLQPSSMVQLSRLNPDSFIDRAVKITKTGFGQPSIFNTDAIVKELTAQGKSVEDARNGGASGCVESGAFGTESYILCGYFNLPKILELILHDGLDTRTGKQIGLHTGKPEAFKTYADLLAAFKAQVEHFLRIKIIGNNTIEKIFMTHIPTPFLSLIIDDCVAKGMDYIIGGSRYNTNYIQGVGMGTITDALTALKKHVFEEHAISLNDMVDMLENDFSGADEWLYKLLYKTPKYGNDDDAADDQLVDVFNIYHDAVNGHTSPRGAAYRINLLPTTCHVYFGSVMHASADGRRSGVPVSEGISPVQGADKNGPTSVVKSAAKIDHLRTGGTLLNQKFTPGFFEGETAIRKVSSLVRSYFRMDGHHIQFNVVNAATLRDAQKHPEKYRNLIVRVAGYSDYFNDLGLDLQNEIINRTEHEGL; from the coding sequence ATGACACCAAGAATAGAAAAACTTCGCGAGCAAAGCCTCAATGCCATCAATTCTATTTCGGCAGAAAGAGGGCTTCTCATTACTGAATTTTACAAAAATCATATCGCATTCGGGGATTCTATCCCGGTGCAACGGGCCAAATCGTTTGAATACATCCTTGCCAATAAGACCATCTGCATCAATGACCTCGAGCTGATTGTAGGCGAACGTGGTCCTGCTCCTAAAGCAACGCCCACCTATCCGGAGATTACGGTTCATTCGTTGCAGGACCTGGATATTCTGAATACCCGCGAAAAAGTTTGGTTTCGGGTGGATGATGAAACCCGTAAAGCATTCGAAGAGACCATTATTCCTTTCTGGAAAGGGAAATCGAACCGCGACCGCATCATGCAGGCGATGACCGGCGAATGGCACGATGCGTACGAATCCGGTATCTTTACCGAATTTATGGAGCAACGCGCTCCGGGGCATACGGTGGCCGGCTATAAGATTTTCCAAAAGGGGATGATAGATATTATTGCCGACATTGAAGAGAGTATGGCTTCGCTCGATTGGGTGAATGACCCGCAGGCATTTGACAAAATGGAAGAGCTGAAGGGGATGAAGATTGTGGCCAATGCCATCATGATGTTTGCCAATCGTCATGCCGATAAGCTGGAAGAGCTGGCGAAAGCTGAAAAGGATGAAGCACGAAAAGCGGAACTGATTGAGATGGCATGCGTTTGCCGCCGTGTACCGGCTCATGCTCCGCAGACGTTCCACGAAGTGTTGCAGCATTATTGGTTTGTGCATCTCGGAGTGGTGACGGAACTCAATCCGTGGGACTCCTTCAATCCCGGACGACTTGATCAGCACCTCTATCCGTTTTACCAAAAAGAGACGGAGGCAGGAACATTAACCCGTTACCAGGCGGTTGAACTGCTTGAGTCCTTCTGGGTGAAATTCAATAACCATCCCGCTCCTCCCAAAGTGGGTATTACAGCGTTGGAAAGCAACACCTATACCGATTTTGCCCTGATAAACCTCGGCGGTCTGAAACCGGACGGTACCGATGCAGTCAACGAAATGTCATTTATCCTGCTTGATGTGATTGAGGAGATGCGTTTGTTGCAACCCAGTTCTATGGTGCAGTTAAGCCGCCTGAATCCGGACAGCTTTATCGACCGTGCGGTGAAAATTACCAAGACCGGATTTGGTCAGCCTTCAATATTTAACACCGATGCCATTGTCAAGGAACTTACGGCACAGGGTAAAAGCGTGGAAGATGCCCGCAACGGTGGCGCCAGTGGATGCGTGGAGAGCGGCGCTTTTGGTACGGAAAGTTACATCCTGTGCGGATATTTTAACCTGCCGAAGATTCTGGAATTGATACTGCATGACGGCTTAGATACCCGCACTGGCAAACAAATCGGCCTCCACACAGGCAAGCCGGAAGCGTTCAAAACGTATGCTGACTTACTGGCCGCTTTCAAAGCTCAGGTGGAGCATTTCCTCCGAATCAAAATCATTGGCAACAACACCATCGAGAAGATATTCATGACTCATATCCCGACGCCGTTCCTTTCGCTGATTATCGACGACTGTGTGGCCAAAGGCATGGATTACATCATCGGTGGTTCGCGCTACAACACCAACTACATCCAGGGGGTGGGCATGGGAACTATTACCGATGCGCTGACTGCATTGAAGAAACATGTCTTCGAAGAACATGCCATTTCCCTGAATGATATGGTCGATATGCTGGAGAATGACTTTTCCGGTGCCGACGAATGGTTGTACAAACTGCTTTATAAAACACCGAAATACGGCAACGACGACGATGCGGCCGATGACCAACTGGTGGATGTTTTCAACATTTACCACGATGCGGTAAACGGGCATACCAGTCCGCGCGGGGCGGCATACCGCATCAATTTGCTGCCGACCACCTGTCACGTCTATTTCGGTAGCGTGATGCATGCCAGTGCCGATGGGCGCCGTAGCGGAGTCCCGGTTTCGGAAGGAATCTCACCGGTGCAGGGTGCTGACAAAAACGGCCCGACATCCGTGGTAAAATCCGCGGCCAAGATTGACCATCTGCGCACAGGCGGTACATTGCTCAACCAGAAATTCACCCCGGGCTTTTTTGAAGGTGAAACGGCTATCCGAAAAGTCTCCAGTCTGGTGCGAAGCTATTTCCGGATGGACGGTCACCATATTCAGTTTAATGTGGTGAATGCCGCTACCCTGCGCGATGCCCAGAAGCATCCGGAGAAATACCGCAACCTGATTGTGCGCGTGGCGGGCTACAGCGATTACTTCAACGACCTCGGACTCGATTTGCAAAACGAAATCATCAACCGGACTGAGCACGAAGGACTATGA
- a CDS encoding aminopeptidase P family protein: MFDKEIYIQRRKTLCDKVGSGLILLLGNDESPMNYADNCYHFRQDSTFLYYFGIDFPGLAAVIDVENQREIIFGNDYSIDDIVWMGPQPTIAERASQAGVVETKPFAQIEKTVAETLKSKRKVHFLSIYRPEHLLKLTAWLGISPEKVKDQFSVSLVRAVVSQREIKSAEEIAEIEKAVNLSVDMHVAAMQLSRPDMTEALVAARVHEIALAANGEISFPIIATINGQTLHNHYHGNELKSGDLLLLDAGAETSLHYSGDLSSTFPVDGAFTSIQKEIYAMSLAAHQAAIDALAPGVPFREAHWAACRSIAESMKSIGLMKGNVEEAVAAGAHALFFPCGTGHMMGLDVHDMENLGEVWVGYDGEAKSTQFGLKSLRLAKPMKPGHVFTIEPGIYFIPELMDKWRAEGRFNDFINWTKVEKFRHFGGIRNEEDFLMTENGAVRLGKSKPKSIDEVEAICNK; encoded by the coding sequence ATGTTTGACAAAGAAATATACATCCAACGGCGCAAGACGCTTTGCGATAAGGTCGGGTCAGGCCTGATCCTGCTTTTGGGCAACGACGAAAGCCCGATGAACTATGCCGATAACTGCTATCATTTCCGGCAGGACAGCACATTTCTCTACTATTTCGGGATTGATTTTCCCGGATTGGCGGCGGTGATTGATGTGGAAAACCAACGGGAAATCATTTTCGGAAATGATTATAGCATCGACGATATCGTGTGGATGGGACCGCAACCGACCATTGCCGAACGGGCTTCTCAGGCTGGTGTTGTTGAAACTAAGCCATTTGCCCAAATCGAAAAAACCGTTGCTGAAACACTGAAGTCCAAGCGGAAAGTCCACTTCCTGTCTATATATCGACCGGAACATTTACTTAAATTGACAGCGTGGTTGGGAATTTCTCCGGAAAAGGTAAAGGATCAATTCTCCGTTTCTTTGGTTCGGGCAGTGGTCAGTCAGCGGGAAATTAAATCGGCAGAGGAAATTGCGGAAATCGAAAAAGCAGTCAATCTTTCCGTCGATATGCACGTGGCGGCAATGCAGCTGTCCCGTCCGGATATGACCGAGGCTCTGGTAGCTGCACGGGTACACGAAATTGCACTTGCTGCCAATGGCGAAATTTCATTTCCCATCATCGCGACCATCAATGGCCAGACGTTGCACAATCACTACCACGGAAACGAGTTGAAAAGCGGCGATTTGTTGCTGTTGGATGCCGGAGCCGAAACTTCTTTGCATTATTCCGGCGATTTATCGAGTACATTTCCGGTGGATGGGGCGTTTACCTCAATACAGAAGGAGATCTACGCCATGAGTCTTGCAGCTCACCAGGCGGCGATTGATGCACTGGCTCCGGGTGTACCTTTCCGCGAAGCCCATTGGGCGGCCTGTCGTTCCATTGCCGAAAGCATGAAATCGATCGGTCTCATGAAAGGGAATGTGGAGGAAGCGGTTGCGGCAGGGGCCCATGCACTCTTTTTCCCCTGCGGAACGGGACACATGATGGGGCTCGATGTTCACGATATGGAGAATCTTGGCGAAGTGTGGGTCGGTTACGATGGCGAGGCGAAAAGTACACAATTCGGTCTGAAATCTTTGCGCCTGGCCAAACCGATGAAACCGGGGCATGTCTTTACCATCGAGCCGGGCATCTATTTTATCCCTGAGTTGATGGATAAATGGAGAGCGGAAGGTCGTTTTAACGACTTTATCAACTGGACTAAAGTGGAAAAGTTCCGTCACTTCGGAGGTATCCGTAACGAAGAGGATTTCCTGATGACCGAAAACGGAGCCGTAAGGTTAGGCAAAT